TTCAGGAATTTTAACTTTTTCAAAAAGATTAACCCTCTGAGTTGTAACTCTAAGTTCATCTCCAAGTAGTCTTGCCTGTTCTCTGAGTACCTTTATCTCCAAATCAAGTAGCATAACTTGTTTCAATTTCTCTACAGCTTTATCAACCCATAATGGCATTAAAAACAGATCATAAGAGACATCTTCAAACTCTGCACCTTTAAAAATGGGGATATTAACACCTGCAATATTTCCACTCTCGGTAACAATTCGTTTAACAGATATTAATTTTCCGTCAAGACCTACATCTTCACCAAAAACCCCTATCCAGATTTTAAACTCTTCGTTTATTGTAAAGATTTTACTCTCTACATCCTTAATCTTTAGCTCCACCTGACGAATTTCCATTTGAAGCTGCTGTTTTTTAAGAACTAGAGTAGGAAGATATCGCTGATACATTTTTAGAGCATCTTTTTGCTTCTTTTGCTCATTTTTTGTTAGCTTTATCTTTGCCATACCCTATAATCCTTTTGGCCAATATCGATTGATTAAATCAGTTTTTAAACCAGTTTCCTCTTTTTCAAAACAAGAAGCCATTATTTCCCAACCTAAATCAAGAGCTTTTTCTAAAGGAATATTTACAGATAGATCCATCATTCCTTTTTCAAATTGCTCTCCATATTT
The sequence above is drawn from the Candidatus Delongbacteria bacterium genome and encodes:
- a CDS encoding V-type ATP synthase subunit D codes for the protein MAKIKLTKNEQKKQKDALKMYQRYLPTLVLKKQQLQMEIRQVELKIKDVESKIFTINEEFKIWIGVFGEDVGLDGKLISVKRIVTESGNIAGVNIPIFKGAEFEDVSYDLFLMPLWVDKAVEKLKQVMLLDLEIKVLREQARLLGDELRVTTQRVNLFEKVKIPETKGNIKKIAVYLGDQQTASVVRGKIAKRKLVKVS